A region of Malaciobacter marinus DNA encodes the following proteins:
- a CDS encoding ABC transporter substrate-binding protein: MRIVLILVIFCFYGFANIINCSEYKKSVNNIIGQSPSVNIFLYSLYETKFPEKISKKDKRFSKIPSVEVLAKRNIELVLLYNSQGNFENLAQKLEKVNIDTCYLNLHSIYNYIDAYKSVGEIISKQKRAEEISLYIQKELKILKRITKNIKDVQTIYYAKGDKGLVSSCDKSAHTEVFELIKAKNVVKCGALEKKRVTLSLENLLLLNPEVIVTDNKKFYKDIFINRKYSFLQAVKNKKVYLVPKKPLNYIDSPPSFFKILGSYWLGKKVYKKEFEKIDFKKKKKEFEKILLNKE; this comes from the coding sequence ATGAGAATAGTTTTAATTTTAGTTATTTTTTGTTTTTATGGTTTTGCTAATATTATAAATTGTAGTGAATATAAAAAGAGTGTGAATAATATTATAGGTCAATCACCATCTGTTAATATATTTTTATACTCTTTATATGAAACAAAATTTCCTGAAAAAATATCTAAAAAAGATAAAAGATTTTCAAAAATTCCAAGTGTTGAAGTTTTAGCTAAGCGTAATATTGAACTTGTGCTTTTGTATAACTCTCAAGGAAATTTTGAAAACTTGGCACAAAAATTAGAAAAAGTAAATATTGATACTTGTTACTTAAATCTTCATTCAATTTATAATTATATTGATGCTTATAAAAGTGTAGGAGAGATTATAAGTAAGCAAAAAAGAGCAGAAGAGATATCTTTATATATACAAAAAGAGTTAAAAATTTTAAAACGTATTACAAAAAATATAAAAGATGTGCAAACTATTTATTATGCAAAGGGAGATAAAGGTTTAGTAAGTAGTTGTGATAAATCAGCTCACACAGAAGTATTTGAATTGATTAAAGCAAAAAATGTAGTCAAATGTGGTGCTTTAGAGAAAAAAAGAGTAACTTTGAGTTTAGAAAATCTATTGCTTTTAAATCCAGAAGTTATAGTAACAGATAATAAAAAGTTTTATAAAGACATTTTTATAAATAGAAAATATAGTTTTTTGCAAGCAGTAAAAAATAAAAAAGTTTATCTTGTCCCTAAAAAGCCATTAAACTATATAGATAGTCCTCCTAGCTTTTTTAAGATTTTAGGAAGTTATTGGCTTGGAAAAAAAGTTTATAAAAAAGAGTTTGAAAAGATAGATTTTAAAAAGAAAAAAAAAGAGTTTGAAAAAATATTATTAAATAAGGAATAA